From the Alloalcanivorax dieselolei B5 genome, one window contains:
- a CDS encoding lipid A deacylase LpxR family protein: MTVLPSTRRGPLLLIAASSLALLTAAAHAQPAVSVPGLDSELRLAMLPGEEQRPRRPRPQPEQERPAASWSVALDNDILVPGSRDQDYTYGLSFSYTGARAADAWFSLDRPLGWLDRLVGVDDQSPEGIDGHSIEFGMQAFTPEEVEIKDLLPGDRPYASLVYLSSHREQIDRTRDLAWHTSFTVGALGLPLVGEAQNTVHRITGSNRARGWNHQISDGGEPTARYTVARQKYLTPGHPNLEVKSTLQGSVGYLTEARWSLSFRAGRLRSPWWRFNPELARYGEGASYANPPGGVQEHYVWGGIGTAARAYNAFLQGQFRDSDLSYDHDEVRHLVGEAWLGYTLAWHNGWRLSYVLRAQSSELKDGPGDRHLLWGGMVIAHTF, encoded by the coding sequence ATGACCGTGTTGCCCTCAACGCGGCGAGGTCCTCTATTGCTTATCGCCGCGTCCAGTCTTGCCCTGCTGACCGCCGCCGCCCACGCCCAACCCGCCGTGTCCGTGCCCGGTCTTGATAGCGAACTTCGCCTGGCCATGCTGCCTGGCGAAGAACAACGTCCACGCCGCCCGCGCCCGCAACCCGAACAGGAGCGCCCGGCCGCTTCCTGGTCGGTGGCACTGGACAACGACATTCTGGTGCCCGGCTCCCGGGATCAGGACTACACCTATGGGCTCAGCTTTTCCTACACCGGTGCCCGGGCCGCCGATGCCTGGTTCTCCCTGGACCGGCCACTGGGGTGGCTGGACCGGCTGGTGGGCGTGGACGACCAATCACCGGAAGGCATCGACGGCCACAGTATTGAGTTCGGCATGCAGGCGTTCACTCCGGAAGAGGTCGAGATAAAGGATTTGCTGCCCGGTGATCGCCCCTACGCCAGCCTGGTGTATTTGTCTTCCCACCGGGAGCAGATCGACCGTACCCGCGACCTGGCCTGGCACACCAGTTTCACCGTCGGCGCCCTCGGCCTGCCGCTGGTGGGCGAGGCGCAGAACACCGTGCACCGGATCACCGGCAGCAACCGGGCCCGGGGCTGGAACCATCAGATCAGCGACGGCGGCGAACCCACCGCCCGCTACACCGTGGCCCGGCAAAAGTACCTGACACCCGGCCACCCCAATCTGGAAGTGAAAAGCACGCTGCAAGGATCCGTCGGCTATCTGACCGAGGCGCGCTGGAGCCTCAGCTTCCGCGCCGGGCGGCTACGCAGTCCCTGGTGGCGGTTCAACCCGGAACTGGCCCGCTACGGCGAAGGCGCCAGCTACGCCAATCCGCCCGGTGGCGTTCAGGAGCACTACGTGTGGGGAGGCATCGGTACCGCCGCGCGGGCTTACAACGCCTTCCTGCAAGGTCAGTTCCGTGACAGCGATCTTAGCTATGACCATGATGAAGTGCGTCATCTGGTGGGCGAAGCCTGGCTCGGCTATACCCTGGCCTGGCACAACGGCTGGCGCCTCAGTTATGTGCTGCGCGCGCAGAGCTCCGAGTTGAAGGACGGCCCCGGCGATCGCCACCTGCTGTGGGGCGGCATGGTCATCGCCCATACCTTCTGA